The Chryseobacterium glaciei DNA window TTCTTACGCAGGAACAGAATCTACAGGAATCGTTTACCAGAAAATGGAATTAACGAAAGATGTAAAAGACCGTCACATCATCCTTGTAGAGGACATCGTAGACACAGGAAATACGGTTGAAAGCCTTTTCAAATATTTTAGCGAAACGCAGCGTCCAAAATCTGTAAAAATCGCTTCTTTCTTATTGAAACCGGAAGTTTATAAAAAAGATTTCAAATTAGATTATATCGGAAAAGAGATTCCGAACAAATTTGTTCTTGGTTATGGTTTAGATTATGATGAATTAGGAAGAAACCTTCCGAATTTATATCAATTATCTGACGGACAAATCAACCATTAAACGCTGTTGGCTATTAGCTGATAGCTTTTAGCCTAAAAAAGTAAAATAAAGAAATAAATTTAATAATAACTTAAAAATGCTAAAGGCTAAAAGCAAATATGCTAATGGTAAAAGCCAAAAGCCAATTGCAAACTGCCAAAAGCGCTTCAACATTATGATAAACATTGTTCTGTTCGGCCCTCCAGGAAGTGGAAAAGGAACTCAAGCTCAGAATCTGATCGAGAAATTTAATTTAAAACAAATCTCAACAGGCGACCTTTTCAGATTCAACATGAAAAACGACACTGAACTTGGGAAATTAGCTAAATCTT harbors:
- the hpt gene encoding hypoxanthine phosphoribosyltransferase, translating into MESIKVHDKTFVPYLEDAEIQEIVKATALKIYEDYKDEVPVFIGVLNGVIMFFSDLLKHYPGECEIAFIQMSSYAGTESTGIVYQKMELTKDVKDRHIILVEDIVDTGNTVESLFKYFSETQRPKSVKIASFLLKPEVYKKDFKLDYIGKEIPNKFVLGYGLDYDELGRNLPNLYQLSDGQINH